In a single window of the Hoyosella subflava DQS3-9A1 genome:
- a CDS encoding DUF4166 domain-containing protein has product MPSVVEHALGERFSRLHPKVQWRFGFSAADGVCQIGTGVMEEMSHSLAVPVPVAWILGSRRIAPSRTGLDVPFEVENYAYTDPLGRETHATVRTFHFAGKTAEMDSTMVGSKTGSYVVDYLGAQPDLAVKTQLWVDDKGALRFTSGAPRFLIPFAPRLPALASARTEAREWWDDDKQHHGIEVEVKNPLLGRLFYYRGHFTAVERACADDQIPGRARTRKAVSRE; this is encoded by the coding sequence ATGCCGTCAGTTGTCGAGCATGCGCTCGGTGAGCGATTTTCGCGTCTGCATCCGAAGGTGCAGTGGCGGTTCGGATTCTCGGCAGCGGATGGTGTGTGCCAGATCGGTACCGGTGTGATGGAGGAGATGTCGCACTCCCTCGCGGTTCCGGTGCCAGTTGCATGGATCCTGGGCTCGCGAAGGATTGCGCCGTCACGGACGGGGCTTGACGTCCCATTCGAGGTAGAGAACTACGCGTACACCGACCCCCTTGGACGCGAAACGCACGCGACGGTACGCACGTTCCACTTCGCGGGTAAGACCGCGGAGATGGATTCCACCATGGTGGGAAGCAAAACTGGCAGTTACGTCGTCGACTACCTCGGCGCCCAGCCAGATTTGGCGGTCAAGACTCAACTCTGGGTGGATGACAAAGGGGCACTGCGCTTCACAAGCGGAGCACCGAGGTTTCTCATACCGTTCGCGCCACGCTTGCCGGCACTCGCGTCAGCACGGACGGAGGCTCGCGAGTGGTGGGATGACGATAAGCAGCATCATGGCATCGAGGTCGAAGTCAAGAATCCGCTTCTCGGCCGGTTGTTCTACTATCGCGGTCATTTCACGGCGGTCGAGCGCGCCTGCGCGGATGATCAAATTCCCGGTCGCGCCAGAACGCGCAAAGCAGTGAGCCGCGAGTGA
- a CDS encoding GntP family permease, translating to MITTDDWVQTLSAGTLLAIATGAVAVLLFLIIKLRVHAFLALVLVSLLTAFATGIPSGDVIPTLTEGFGSTLGAVALLVGLGAMLGRLIEVSGGAQALTDALINKFGEEKAPLALGIASLIFGFPIFFDAGFVVMLPILFTVARRLGGGVLRYGIPVAGAFSVMHIFVPPHPGPVAATELLGADVGLVILLALVVAIPTWYLTSYLFGLWVGKRIVLPVPDILMGGPQAEHDEDPPSALTVIALLLLPLLMIFANTGLDTARAAGWVDGDAEWFTLARALGSTPVALLATVLVASYVLGTRRGRGADVVEKLIDSALGPVCAIILITGAGGMFGAVLRASGVGDALSDALGDMGLPVIVAAYIVAAALRIAQGSATVALITAAGLVQPAVFLGDFNSVELAAIVLALAAGSVTASHVNDSGFWLVGRFLGMDVKTTLKTWTVMQTAIGLMGFGIASAIFAIA from the coding sequence ATGATCACTACTGACGATTGGGTGCAAACTCTCAGTGCGGGCACGCTGCTCGCCATTGCCACGGGCGCAGTCGCGGTGCTGCTCTTCCTCATCATCAAACTACGCGTGCATGCGTTCCTGGCGCTGGTCCTGGTGAGCCTTCTGACCGCGTTCGCAACCGGAATTCCCTCCGGCGACGTGATTCCCACGCTGACGGAAGGCTTTGGCAGCACACTCGGTGCGGTAGCGCTGCTGGTTGGCCTCGGTGCCATGCTCGGCAGACTCATTGAAGTCAGCGGCGGCGCACAGGCACTGACCGACGCGCTCATCAACAAATTTGGCGAAGAGAAAGCTCCGCTCGCGCTCGGCATCGCATCACTGATCTTCGGCTTCCCCATATTTTTCGATGCCGGTTTCGTCGTCATGCTTCCGATTCTCTTCACTGTCGCGCGCAGACTCGGCGGCGGCGTGCTCCGCTACGGGATTCCCGTCGCAGGTGCGTTCTCGGTGATGCACATCTTCGTGCCACCGCACCCCGGGCCGGTCGCGGCCACTGAACTCCTCGGCGCCGACGTGGGACTAGTCATCCTCCTCGCGCTGGTAGTCGCCATCCCCACGTGGTACCTGACGAGCTACCTGTTCGGACTGTGGGTTGGGAAAAGGATCGTACTGCCCGTTCCCGACATCCTGATGGGCGGACCACAGGCGGAACACGATGAGGATCCGCCCTCGGCGCTGACTGTCATCGCGCTGCTCCTTCTCCCCCTCCTCATGATTTTCGCCAACACCGGACTCGACACAGCGCGTGCGGCCGGCTGGGTGGATGGCGACGCCGAATGGTTCACTCTCGCACGAGCACTTGGCTCCACCCCCGTCGCCCTCCTCGCGACCGTGCTAGTCGCGTCGTACGTTCTCGGCACCCGGCGCGGACGCGGCGCAGATGTCGTCGAAAAGCTCATTGATTCAGCGCTAGGTCCGGTCTGCGCGATCATCCTCATCACCGGCGCCGGCGGCATGTTCGGCGCAGTACTCCGCGCAAGCGGCGTGGGCGACGCGCTGTCGGACGCGCTCGGGGATATGGGACTGCCTGTCATCGTGGCTGCCTACATCGTGGCGGCGGCACTGCGGATCGCACAGGGCTCGGCGACTGTGGCACTCATTACGGCGGCCGGCCTTGTGCAGCCTGCCGTCTTCCTGGGCGATTTCAACTCGGTTGAGCTCGCCGCGATCGTTCTCGCGCTGGCAGCTGGTTCGGTGACGGCAAGCCACGTCAACGATTCTGGCTTCTGGCTGGTAGGGCGTTTTCTGGGGATGGATGTCAAGACGACCCTCAAAACTTGGACCGTCATGCAGACCGCAATTGGCTTGATGGGCTTCGGGATCGCGTCAGCGATCTTCGCTATCGCCTAG
- a CDS encoding 4-(cytidine 5'-diphospho)-2-C-methyl-D-erythritol kinase produces MLHVVDEPVKVRAPAKVNLHLAVGDLRDDGYHELTTVFQALSLYDEVAVTRGDALTVSVKGEGAREVPLDENNLVWRAAQLMAEKAGRSPRIHIAIRKGIPVAGGLAGGSADAAATLVALNTLWHLELSRGELSDLAAELGSDVPFSLRGGTAMGIGRGEQLLPVLSRSTYHWVLAFANGGLSTPAVYKELDRLRESGTRPRLGSADDLMHALTVGDPDALAPLLGNDLQAAAISLKPQLRRTLRAGKDAGALAAIVSGSGPTCAFLCRDAEDAVSVGVEVSATGVCRTVRTATGPVPGARVIDTDSGPDDPAQERAVDGGA; encoded by the coding sequence GTGTTGCATGTCGTTGACGAACCGGTGAAGGTCCGCGCGCCCGCCAAGGTAAATCTGCACCTGGCGGTCGGCGATCTTCGCGACGACGGATACCACGAGCTAACAACAGTTTTTCAGGCACTTTCGCTGTACGACGAAGTCGCCGTGACGCGGGGCGATGCGCTAACCGTCTCAGTAAAAGGCGAAGGTGCCCGCGAAGTCCCCCTAGACGAGAACAACCTGGTGTGGCGGGCTGCACAGCTGATGGCCGAGAAAGCGGGCCGGTCGCCGCGAATCCACATCGCGATAAGAAAAGGAATCCCTGTAGCGGGAGGCCTTGCCGGCGGCAGTGCGGACGCGGCTGCGACCCTTGTCGCCCTCAACACGCTGTGGCATCTCGAACTCAGCCGCGGCGAGCTATCTGACCTCGCTGCCGAGCTCGGCAGCGATGTTCCGTTCTCGCTGCGCGGCGGTACCGCGATGGGAATTGGGCGCGGCGAGCAGCTGTTACCGGTTCTTTCACGGAGTACTTACCACTGGGTGCTGGCCTTCGCGAACGGTGGCCTGAGCACCCCCGCGGTGTACAAGGAACTCGATCGACTGCGGGAATCCGGCACACGCCCACGTCTGGGAAGCGCCGACGATTTGATGCACGCGCTGACCGTCGGGGACCCTGATGCGCTCGCACCGCTGCTCGGCAACGATCTGCAAGCAGCTGCGATTTCGCTGAAACCGCAGCTTCGGAGAACGTTGCGAGCCGGAAAGGACGCGGGCGCGCTGGCTGCAATTGTGTCGGGTTCAGGACCGACGTGCGCGTTTTTGTGCCGTGACGCTGAGGATGCGGTCAGCGTTGGGGTCGAAGTTTCGGCAACTGGAGTGTGCAGAACAGTTCGTACGGCGACCGGACCGGTTCCAGGTGCGCGGGTGATCGACACCGACAGCGGCCCCGATGATCCGGCCCAAGAGCGCGCTGTCGATGGGGGTGCGTGA
- a CDS encoding carboxymuconolactone decarboxylase family protein: protein MSDTYRIDVADPSSGTYLGLISLNQEVTAIARKAGIPRGLAELLKVRASQLNGCAHSMRACTEDAAKAGEDRARLSVLPAWRRTGLFTPMERGALGLAEAITALPGQDIPPVVIREARSVLTEQQYIAVTWITMMVNMWNRIAMLSGYPVEK from the coding sequence ATGAGCGATACCTATCGGATCGATGTTGCCGATCCGTCGTCGGGGACGTACCTCGGACTGATTTCACTGAACCAGGAAGTCACCGCGATCGCGCGGAAAGCCGGTATCCCCCGTGGTCTCGCGGAACTTCTGAAGGTCCGGGCATCGCAGCTCAATGGATGCGCGCACTCGATGCGCGCCTGCACCGAAGATGCGGCGAAGGCGGGTGAAGACCGCGCACGACTCTCAGTACTTCCCGCCTGGCGCCGTACCGGCCTGTTCACCCCCATGGAGCGTGGCGCGCTCGGCCTGGCCGAGGCAATCACCGCGCTTCCGGGGCAGGACATTCCACCCGTGGTGATTCGCGAAGCACGGTCAGTTCTGACTGAGCAGCAATACATCGCAGTCACGTGGATCACGATGATGGTCAACATGTGGAACCGGATCGCCATGCTGAGTGGCTATCCAGTGGAGAAGTGA
- a CDS encoding VOC family protein, with protein sequence MTDPGAIDTANDLVEPSGFPRPGAVPYLIVNGAHEALNWYTKVFGASVRGEPITMDDGRIGHAELTIGEGVIYLAEEFPEMGLTAPRTGTASVSLMIPVDDPDLVLTRAREAGGRVERWTYQSHGQRNATLIDAFGHRWMLAAPIGGTLRHGDIAAFTVCTPDLDRAAAFYRAVLGWEMEPAGDQLRVTNTNAVIFLEGGNDVSELRCRYAVRSLDDALTGVEASGGAWTRDGEIVACRGPHGIRFELAEISGDERRPAINGDGPGDPAYLTFEVVDLDETQQFFRDVVGWQFEGSEERGGFEMMGIHPMSGMTRAPEDRVIPMWRVDDASAAPEFIRAAGGEVLAGPEVREYGVSAHCRDDQGGRFYLGS encoded by the coding sequence ATGACCGATCCGGGAGCGATCGACACCGCGAATGACCTCGTGGAACCGAGCGGGTTCCCCCGGCCGGGAGCCGTGCCATACCTTATCGTCAACGGGGCGCATGAAGCCCTCAACTGGTACACGAAAGTCTTCGGCGCGAGCGTGCGCGGCGAGCCGATCACGATGGACGACGGACGCATAGGGCACGCGGAACTCACGATCGGCGAGGGCGTCATCTACCTGGCCGAGGAGTTTCCGGAGATGGGTCTGACAGCGCCCCGTACGGGTACCGCGTCGGTGAGCCTCATGATTCCGGTTGATGACCCTGACTTGGTTCTCACCCGTGCACGTGAGGCCGGAGGCCGGGTTGAGCGCTGGACGTATCAGAGTCATGGTCAGCGAAACGCGACGCTCATTGACGCGTTCGGTCATCGCTGGATGCTTGCCGCGCCCATCGGTGGCACTTTGCGTCATGGCGACATCGCGGCGTTCACGGTGTGCACGCCCGATCTTGACCGGGCCGCGGCGTTCTACCGAGCTGTTCTCGGGTGGGAGATGGAGCCGGCAGGCGATCAGTTGCGCGTCACGAACACAAATGCGGTGATCTTCCTCGAAGGCGGCAATGACGTCAGCGAACTGCGGTGCCGTTACGCGGTACGAAGCCTTGATGACGCGTTGACCGGCGTAGAAGCATCCGGCGGCGCGTGGACACGCGACGGTGAGATCGTGGCGTGCCGCGGGCCGCACGGGATCCGGTTTGAGCTGGCCGAGATCAGCGGAGACGAGCGGCGTCCCGCGATCAACGGGGACGGCCCGGGCGACCCCGCATATTTGACGTTCGAGGTGGTCGACCTTGATGAGACACAGCAGTTCTTTCGAGATGTCGTCGGCTGGCAGTTCGAAGGAAGCGAGGAACGTGGCGGGTTCGAGATGATGGGGATCCATCCAATGAGCGGAATGACACGGGCACCGGAAGACCGGGTCATTCCGATGTGGCGGGTCGATGATGCTTCTGCCGCACCGGAATTCATTAGGGCAGCAGGCGGTGAGGTCCTGGCAGGACCGGAGGTGCGAGAGTACGGTGTGTCTGCGCACTGCCGTGACGATCAGGGCGGTCGCTTCTATCTCGGTTCGTAG
- the ppk2 gene encoding polyphosphate kinase 2, translating to MAAKKDSSGVAEYNGKAKSAEKKLPIDVYEPELKRLQAELVSMQHWVQDTGARIVAVFEGRDAAGKGSAIKRITEYLNPRLCRVVALPAPTERQRTQWYFQRYIQHLPAAGEIVLLDRSWYNRAGVERVMGFCTSDEYFRFLHQVPTFERLLVEDGIMLRKYWFSVSDVEQERRFHSRLNDPMRQWKLSPMDLQSIVRWEEYSRAKDEMFVHTDIPEAPWYTVESEHKRNSRINVINHLLQSIPYEHVEPPKVEVPPRPAATNYQRPPREQFRYVENYAATLLGNSKKAKKKKSKAGK from the coding sequence ATGGCTGCGAAGAAGGATTCCTCCGGGGTAGCGGAATACAACGGCAAGGCGAAATCTGCCGAGAAAAAGCTTCCGATCGATGTTTACGAGCCCGAACTGAAGCGATTGCAGGCCGAGCTAGTTTCGATGCAGCATTGGGTGCAAGATACGGGTGCCCGGATCGTCGCTGTTTTCGAGGGCCGGGACGCGGCTGGTAAGGGGTCTGCGATCAAGCGGATCACCGAGTACCTCAACCCGCGGCTCTGCCGCGTGGTCGCGCTGCCCGCGCCCACCGAACGCCAGCGGACGCAATGGTACTTTCAGCGCTATATCCAGCACCTTCCCGCTGCAGGGGAGATCGTGCTCCTAGACCGTTCGTGGTACAACCGGGCTGGTGTGGAGCGTGTGATGGGCTTCTGCACAAGCGACGAGTATTTTCGCTTCCTCCACCAGGTGCCTACCTTTGAGCGGCTGCTCGTCGAAGACGGGATCATGCTGAGGAAGTACTGGTTTTCGGTTTCCGATGTCGAGCAGGAACGCCGCTTCCATTCCCGGCTGAACGACCCCATGCGGCAGTGGAAACTGTCCCCCATGGATTTGCAGTCAATCGTGCGCTGGGAGGAATACTCGCGAGCCAAGGACGAAATGTTTGTCCACACGGACATCCCAGAGGCCCCCTGGTACACCGTGGAAAGTGAACACAAACGGAACTCGCGGATCAACGTCATCAACCATCTGCTGCAGTCCATCCCGTACGAGCATGTTGAACCCCCAAAGGTCGAGGTGCCGCCGCGGCCCGCCGCGACCAATTATCAGCGCCCACCCCGGGAACAGTTCCGCTACGTCGAGAACTACGCCGCTACGCTGCTAGGTAACAGCAAAAAGGCGAAAAAGAAGAAGTCGAAGGCTGGGAAGTGA
- the rsmA gene encoding 16S rRNA (adenine(1518)-N(6)/adenine(1519)-N(6))-dimethyltransferase RsmA encodes MLSPADIRTLAARLSVRPTKQLGQNFVHDPNTVRRIVSAAGLAAGETVLEVGPGLGSLTLALLDAGHPVVAVEIDPVLAGHLPLTVRTHAPGMAANLAVVTADALRVRAAELPDTHRSPQAMVANLPYNVAVPVLLHLLTELPTLRTLLVMVQAEVADRLAAPPGSRTYGVPSAKAAFFGNVRRAGSVGRAVFWPVPNVDSGLVRIDRYSEPPWDVSDRHRRAVFAVIDAAFSQRRKTLRSALATWAGSAKEAGEILAAAGINPAERGEKLGIAEFVRIAAAHDDRGQS; translated from the coding sequence CTGCTCAGCCCCGCTGATATCCGCACCCTCGCGGCGCGCCTCAGCGTCAGGCCGACGAAGCAACTGGGGCAGAACTTCGTGCACGATCCGAACACCGTCCGCCGCATCGTCAGCGCTGCGGGCCTCGCAGCCGGGGAAACCGTCCTCGAAGTCGGACCGGGGCTTGGCTCACTGACGCTGGCGCTGCTCGATGCGGGGCACCCCGTTGTTGCGGTCGAGATCGATCCCGTGCTCGCCGGGCACCTGCCCCTTACAGTGCGGACGCATGCTCCGGGAATGGCGGCGAATCTGGCGGTGGTAACCGCGGATGCCTTGCGCGTCAGGGCGGCGGAACTGCCCGACACGCACCGATCCCCCCAGGCGATGGTCGCGAACCTGCCGTATAACGTCGCGGTCCCCGTACTGTTGCATCTGCTCACGGAACTGCCGACGCTGCGCACACTGCTGGTAATGGTCCAGGCGGAGGTAGCCGACCGTCTTGCTGCGCCACCAGGGAGCCGCACCTATGGAGTTCCCAGCGCAAAGGCAGCTTTCTTTGGAAATGTTCGCCGTGCCGGCTCCGTCGGACGTGCCGTGTTCTGGCCGGTGCCGAACGTGGATTCGGGTCTGGTCCGGATCGACCGGTACAGCGAACCACCCTGGGACGTCAGTGACCGCCACCGTCGCGCGGTGTTCGCCGTCATCGATGCCGCGTTCTCCCAGCGCCGCAAAACACTCCGATCAGCACTGGCCACGTGGGCTGGTTCAGCGAAAGAAGCCGGCGAGATCCTTGCTGCGGCAGGAATCAATCCGGCAGAGCGCGGCGAGAAGCTGGGCATCGCCGAGTTCGTGCGCATCGCCGCTGCCCACGACGATCGTGGTCAGAGCTGA
- a CDS encoding resuscitation-promoting factor: protein MSQAPRTSNSKKAQIVAGGVLVAMIGGAGTAIAMHKDVTIEVDGETHSVSTFRGDVDGALSSAGLPLTEHDVVIPAANESVSHGDTIVLQRAKLLEVDIDGEPREIWTTAATVEEALAQLDLAGRELGVSASRSERIPFDGMQLSVTSPKTVKITDGEEEAEFQTIGFTVEEVLAEMGVPLEGFDAVFPHARTAVTEGMEITVERLRVAREVLEEEFLPENVIEDPNMLEGETRVEVEGVPGIEKNTYVVLHANGGESARTKVASDISQEAQASVIRKGTKQRPSAPAVSNGSTWDALAQCESTGNWAINTGNGYYGGLQFSQSTWAAYGGTQYAPRADLATREQQIAIAEKTRASQGWGAWPACSSKLGLR, encoded by the coding sequence ATGTCGCAAGCACCGCGTACCTCCAACTCCAAGAAGGCTCAGATCGTCGCTGGGGGCGTTCTGGTTGCCATGATCGGCGGAGCGGGAACAGCAATCGCGATGCACAAGGACGTCACCATCGAGGTCGACGGCGAAACTCACTCCGTCAGCACCTTCCGGGGCGACGTTGACGGCGCATTGTCCTCCGCCGGACTTCCGCTGACCGAGCACGACGTTGTCATCCCGGCCGCAAACGAATCCGTTAGCCACGGTGACACCATCGTTCTGCAGCGAGCGAAGCTCCTCGAGGTCGACATCGATGGTGAGCCCCGCGAAATCTGGACCACCGCCGCGACTGTTGAGGAAGCACTCGCACAGCTCGACCTCGCGGGCCGCGAACTCGGTGTCTCAGCTTCCCGTTCCGAGCGCATCCCGTTCGACGGCATGCAGCTTTCGGTGACCTCACCGAAGACGGTCAAGATCACTGATGGCGAAGAAGAAGCCGAGTTCCAGACCATCGGTTTCACGGTCGAAGAGGTCCTCGCCGAGATGGGCGTCCCACTTGAAGGCTTCGACGCTGTATTCCCGCATGCTCGCACGGCGGTCACAGAAGGCATGGAAATCACCGTCGAACGTCTCCGTGTCGCCCGCGAAGTACTTGAGGAAGAGTTCCTTCCCGAGAACGTGATCGAAGACCCGAACATGCTCGAGGGTGAGACGCGCGTCGAGGTTGAGGGTGTCCCCGGAATCGAAAAGAACACGTACGTCGTGCTCCATGCGAATGGCGGCGAGTCTGCGCGCACCAAGGTGGCGTCCGACATCAGCCAGGAGGCGCAGGCTTCAGTGATCCGCAAGGGTACGAAGCAGCGCCCGTCAGCTCCGGCAGTATCCAACGGATCCACCTGGGACGCACTGGCGCAGTGTGAGTCGACCGGCAACTGGGCGATCAACACCGGCAACGGCTACTATGGCGGCCTGCAGTTCTCGCAGAGCACCTGGGCGGCCTACGGTGGTACGCAGTACGCACCGCGCGCCGATCTGGCCACCCGTGAACAGCAGATCGCGATCGCCGAGAAAACCCGCGCCAGCCAGGGCTGGGGTGCATGGCCCGCCTGCTCCTCCAAGCTCGGTCTGCGCTGA
- a CDS encoding ABC-F family ATP-binding cassette domain-containing protein, with product MANLVNLEQVSKSFGVKPLLEGVSLGVEAGERIGVVGLNGGGKTTLLEVLAGVTRVDDGRVSRRNDVRVAVVTQRGELPAGATVGDVVFGPLGLAEHEWASDARIRGILTGIGLREAERHLDSPVDSLSGGERRRVGLAAALVQDLDLLILDEPTNHLDVEGVQWLADHLLTRRSALVVVTHDRWFLDTVATRTWEVVGGRVESYEGGYNDWVFARAERARISDAQEERRRNLARKELAWLRRGPQARTSKPRYRVEAAESLIADVPPPRDTVTLSAFATRRLGKVVIELEDVTLSTPDGRELLHDVTWRLAPGERAGIVGVNGSGKTTLLRALAGAADLIAGRRVEGKTVQLGWLRQELDDLPPEMRVLEAVEEVGRRVILGDKEMSASQLAERLGFPPARQWTPVADLSGGERRRLQLTRILMAEPNVLLLDEPTNDLDIDTLQQLEDLLDSWPGTLVVISHDRYLTERVCDSVYALFGDGQLTHLPRGIEEYLQRRASNAAGSGKPTAVAKPAPGGQAETAPTKTKGGAAERAAHKELTRLERAIAKLEQRQGDLHAELAAAATDPERLHKLHAQLKAIDSEHEDLEERWLELADELG from the coding sequence GTGGCAAACCTGGTCAACCTTGAACAGGTCTCGAAGTCGTTCGGCGTGAAGCCGCTTCTCGAGGGGGTCTCTCTGGGAGTGGAGGCAGGGGAGCGCATCGGCGTAGTTGGACTCAACGGTGGCGGCAAAACAACGCTGCTCGAGGTTCTCGCTGGTGTGACGCGTGTGGATGACGGCCGTGTCAGCCGCAGAAACGACGTACGGGTAGCGGTCGTCACGCAGCGCGGTGAGCTACCCGCCGGCGCGACCGTCGGGGACGTCGTCTTTGGCCCACTCGGGTTAGCGGAGCACGAATGGGCATCAGACGCGCGTATCAGAGGCATCCTGACAGGAATCGGACTCCGCGAAGCGGAACGTCACCTCGACAGTCCCGTCGATTCCTTGTCCGGTGGTGAACGGCGGCGCGTTGGGCTCGCTGCGGCGCTGGTACAAGACCTGGATTTGCTCATACTCGATGAGCCCACCAACCACCTCGATGTTGAGGGCGTGCAATGGCTCGCCGATCATCTGCTGACGCGACGCTCCGCTCTCGTCGTCGTGACACACGACCGCTGGTTCCTCGACACTGTGGCCACACGCACGTGGGAAGTTGTGGGCGGTCGAGTGGAAAGCTACGAAGGCGGATACAACGACTGGGTGTTCGCGCGGGCTGAACGCGCCCGGATCTCCGACGCGCAGGAAGAGCGCCGCCGGAATCTGGCCCGTAAGGAACTGGCCTGGCTGCGGCGCGGCCCGCAAGCGCGGACATCAAAACCGCGCTATCGCGTCGAAGCGGCCGAAAGCCTGATCGCGGACGTCCCACCGCCGCGCGACACCGTCACGCTTTCTGCGTTCGCTACGCGCCGCCTCGGCAAAGTCGTCATCGAACTCGAAGATGTCACGCTCAGCACGCCCGATGGCCGAGAGTTGCTTCACGACGTTACCTGGAGGCTCGCGCCGGGCGAACGGGCCGGCATCGTCGGCGTCAACGGATCAGGCAAGACCACGCTTTTGCGTGCGCTCGCGGGTGCTGCGGACCTCATTGCGGGACGTCGCGTCGAGGGCAAAACCGTTCAATTGGGCTGGCTGCGGCAGGAACTCGATGATCTACCGCCAGAAATGCGGGTGCTCGAGGCAGTGGAGGAAGTGGGCAGGCGCGTGATTTTGGGGGATAAGGAGATGTCCGCCTCCCAGCTCGCGGAGCGCCTTGGCTTTCCGCCCGCGCGGCAGTGGACACCTGTCGCCGACCTGTCCGGTGGTGAACGGCGCCGCCTGCAACTCACCCGGATCCTGATGGCGGAGCCCAACGTGCTTCTCCTCGACGAACCGACAAACGACCTCGATATCGACACCCTGCAGCAGCTAGAAGACTTGCTCGACAGCTGGCCCGGCACACTCGTGGTGATCAGCCACGATCGGTACCTGACTGAGCGTGTGTGCGATTCGGTCTACGCCCTCTTCGGAGATGGACAGCTGACGCATCTGCCGCGCGGGATCGAAGAGTATCTGCAGCGGCGGGCTTCAAACGCAGCGGGTTCTGGGAAGCCCACAGCGGTGGCCAAACCGGCCCCTGGCGGGCAGGCCGAGACCGCGCCTACGAAAACGAAGGGCGGCGCGGCGGAACGTGCTGCGCACAAGGAACTGACGCGGCTTGAGCGCGCGATAGCCAAACTCGAACAGCGGCAAGGCGATTTGCACGCGGAGCTTGCGGCGGCAGCGACCGATCCCGAACGCCTCCACAAGCTTCATGCGCAACTCAAGGCGATCGACAGCGAACATGAAGATCTCGAGGAGCGCTGGCTAGAGCTCGCCGACGAACTGGGCTGA
- a CDS encoding gluconokinase yields the protein MPAQQPRNALVVMGVAGVGKTTTAQLLAEQLGWMRAEADEFHPHTNIDKMASGTPLTDADRMPWLESIRDWISEQAAAGHDVVLTCSALKRSYRDVLRQADARVRFVFLHGPAPLIAERMQQRSGHFMPTSLLDSQFGDLEPLHPDEDGVTVDLRDTTHQIVTTALTALNLANPDLPQLGAQS from the coding sequence ATGCCAGCTCAACAACCCAGGAATGCCTTGGTCGTGATGGGTGTCGCCGGAGTCGGCAAAACCACCACCGCACAGCTTCTTGCAGAACAGCTTGGCTGGATGCGAGCGGAAGCGGACGAGTTCCACCCGCACACCAATATCGACAAAATGGCGTCCGGTACGCCGCTTACTGACGCCGACCGGATGCCCTGGCTCGAGTCGATTCGCGACTGGATCAGCGAACAGGCGGCCGCTGGCCACGATGTCGTCCTCACGTGTTCGGCGCTCAAGCGCTCGTACCGGGATGTGTTGCGCCAAGCCGATGCACGGGTACGTTTCGTATTTCTTCACGGGCCCGCACCCCTCATCGCCGAGAGGATGCAGCAGCGCTCAGGCCACTTCATGCCGACGTCGCTACTGGACTCACAGTTCGGTGATCTCGAGCCGCTTCACCCAGATGAAGACGGCGTGACGGTCGACTTGAGGGACACCACACACCAGATCGTCACCACTGCACTGACCGCCCTGAACCTCGCCAACCCAGACCTTCCACAGCTCGGAGCGCAGTCATGA